Proteins encoded together in one Citromicrobium bathyomarinum window:
- a CDS encoding S4 domain-containing protein → MRLDLALCRLRFVRARSAARRLVESGHLRVNGTRVERVSREITVGDVLTIPRTSGVLVIRIEALPERRGPPAEARECYSLLDRAGTDPLAAARDSNGAQG, encoded by the coding sequence ATGCGGCTCGACCTCGCGCTGTGCCGGTTGCGCTTCGTGCGCGCGCGCAGCGCGGCACGGCGGCTGGTCGAAAGCGGACATCTGAGGGTAAATGGCACCCGCGTAGAGCGGGTTTCGCGCGAGATTACCGTCGGCGACGTGCTGACCATTCCGCGCACATCCGGGGTTCTGGTCATCCGGATCGAGGCCCTGCCCGAGCGTCGCGGACCACCAGCAGAAGCGCGTGAATGTTACAGCCTGCTTGACCGCGCGGGCACCGACCCACTAGCAGCAGCGCGAGATTCAAACGGCGCGCAAGGATAA
- a CDS encoding helicase-related protein: MSAPEIKAVLGPTNTGKTHLAIERMCGHSSGAIGFPLRLLAREVYDRVVAIKGEKAVALITGEERIEPPDARYFLCTAEAMPHDGGGHAFVALDEVQLAADRERGHVFTDRLLNARGREETMLLGSSTAAPVIKSLIPHAELIERPRFSTLTHGGAKKLSRLPKRSAVVAFSSDQVYAIAEMLRRHRGGAAVVMGALSPETRNRQVELFQNGEVDYIVATDAIGMGLNLDVTHVAFASLAKFDGVKRRRLTPAEMAQIAGRAGRHHRDGSFGTLTGTGGHDAEFTDEEIYAIEEHRFQPLTKLYWREAEPRFDSLSVLIEDLCARPDERELAPAPEAIDLAVLRKLADQPFARMIRGPANVRRFWEVCSLPDFRASGVETHARFVTRLWQDLREGYIGADFVAARIAELDTVRGDIAVLQGRIAAIRSWAYICQRPDWVLARDEMAARARAVEARLSDALHMRLTERFVNRRTSVLMKHLGNDPALLPISLEDDGTLLVEDQPIGKLEGFRFAIDPQAAVGDRKMLLSAGEKALPRILATQAERLRENKLEGVTLENGRVMWAGQEIARLEHPVDPAEPRLKPARELDRLPDGAREAFLAAIEAKVTEWLAPLEPLRKLQLASKSEDATSWARALLLNLLDGHGIATREQAGIENLPKEARPFLRRVGVTFGALDIFAPALLKPAPRLAMKQAGIDPRPIDEAMRSVIPATKPLPAGYRPAGEQLVRVDIAEKLFKQAHEARAGKGDGKKGRGAPFVLDLSLAVSTGLTPDSIKRLLGAAGFRMIDGRPVAEGAFGPALPDRWRWLPSRKGGDDRRQQHRPGGKSQQNKGRGKPGGKQAGKGRGPRQGGQNAPAKPREPRPENAFAALKDMLS; encoded by the coding sequence ATGTCCGCCCCCGAAATCAAGGCCGTCCTGGGCCCCACCAATACCGGCAAGACGCACCTCGCGATCGAGCGGATGTGCGGCCATTCGAGCGGGGCGATCGGCTTCCCGCTCCGCCTGCTGGCGCGCGAGGTGTATGACCGCGTGGTAGCGATCAAGGGCGAGAAGGCGGTTGCGCTGATCACCGGCGAGGAACGGATCGAGCCGCCCGACGCACGCTATTTCCTGTGCACGGCAGAGGCGATGCCGCACGATGGCGGAGGACATGCCTTCGTCGCGCTCGACGAGGTTCAGCTGGCCGCCGACCGGGAGCGGGGACATGTCTTCACCGATCGGCTGCTCAATGCACGCGGTCGTGAAGAGACCATGCTGCTGGGCTCCTCCACCGCAGCGCCGGTCATCAAATCGCTGATCCCGCATGCTGAACTAATCGAGCGGCCGCGCTTTTCGACGCTCACCCATGGGGGCGCGAAAAAGCTCTCCCGCCTGCCCAAGCGCAGCGCTGTGGTCGCCTTCTCGTCCGATCAGGTCTACGCGATCGCGGAAATGCTGAGGCGTCATCGCGGGGGAGCGGCGGTGGTGATGGGCGCGCTGAGCCCGGAGACGCGTAATCGCCAGGTCGAATTGTTCCAGAATGGCGAGGTCGACTACATCGTCGCGACCGATGCCATCGGGATGGGACTCAATCTTGACGTCACCCATGTCGCCTTCGCCAGTCTCGCCAAGTTCGACGGGGTCAAGCGACGGCGGCTGACTCCGGCGGAAATGGCGCAGATTGCCGGGCGCGCCGGGCGCCACCATCGCGACGGCAGCTTCGGCACGTTGACGGGCACCGGCGGCCATGACGCCGAATTCACCGACGAAGAGATCTACGCGATCGAGGAACACCGCTTCCAGCCGCTGACCAAACTCTACTGGCGCGAGGCGGAGCCGCGCTTCGATTCGCTGTCCGTGCTGATCGAAGACCTGTGCGCTCGGCCCGACGAGCGCGAACTGGCGCCCGCGCCCGAAGCGATCGACCTGGCGGTTCTGCGCAAGCTTGCCGACCAGCCCTTCGCGCGCATGATTCGCGGCCCTGCCAATGTCCGGCGGTTCTGGGAGGTCTGCTCGCTGCCCGATTTCCGCGCCTCGGGCGTGGAGACTCATGCGCGCTTCGTCACCCGGCTCTGGCAGGATCTGCGCGAAGGCTATATCGGCGCGGACTTCGTCGCCGCCCGGATCGCCGAACTCGATACCGTGCGCGGCGATATTGCCGTGTTGCAGGGGCGGATAGCCGCGATCCGTTCTTGGGCCTATATCTGTCAGCGGCCCGACTGGGTGCTCGCGCGCGACGAAATGGCAGCGCGGGCCCGCGCGGTCGAAGCACGCCTGTCGGACGCATTGCACATGCGCCTGACCGAGCGATTCGTGAATCGAAGGACCTCCGTTTTAATGAAGCATCTTGGAAACGACCCTGCGCTGCTCCCCATTTCGCTGGAGGACGACGGCACTTTGCTGGTCGAGGACCAGCCGATCGGGAAGCTGGAAGGGTTCCGCTTCGCGATCGACCCGCAGGCGGCGGTCGGCGACCGCAAGATGCTGCTGTCGGCAGGCGAAAAGGCGCTTCCCCGCATCCTCGCCACCCAGGCCGAGCGACTGCGCGAGAACAAGCTTGAAGGCGTGACGCTGGAAAATGGCCGGGTGATGTGGGCCGGGCAGGAGATCGCCCGGCTGGAACACCCGGTCGACCCGGCAGAGCCCCGGCTCAAGCCTGCGCGAGAGCTGGACCGCCTGCCCGACGGCGCGCGCGAGGCCTTTCTCGCGGCGATCGAGGCCAAGGTGACCGAATGGCTCGCCCCGCTCGAACCTTTGCGCAAGCTCCAGCTCGCCTCGAAGAGCGAGGATGCGACCTCGTGGGCACGGGCATTGCTGCTCAACCTACTCGATGGGCACGGCATCGCCACGCGAGAACAGGCGGGGATCGAGAACCTGCCCAAGGAAGCGCGTCCGTTCCTGCGCAGGGTCGGTGTGACCTTCGGCGCGCTCGACATATTTGCACCCGCGCTGCTCAAGCCCGCTCCGCGTCTCGCGATGAAGCAGGCAGGCATCGATCCGCGCCCGATCGACGAGGCGATGCGATCGGTCATCCCCGCAACCAAGCCGCTGCCCGCAGGCTATCGCCCGGCGGGCGAGCAGCTGGTCCGCGTCGATATTGCGGAAAAGCTGTTCAAGCAGGCGCACGAGGCGAGAGCCGGAAAGGGCGACGGCAAGAAGGGCCGTGGCGCGCCCTTCGTGCTCGACCTCTCGCTCGCGGTGTCGACCGGGCTGACTCCCGACAGCATCAAGCGGCTGCTGGGTGCGGCAGGATTCCGCATGATCGATGGCAGACCTGTGGCGGAAGGCGCATTCGGCCCCGCTCTGCCCGACCGGTGGCGCTGGCTGCCCTCTCGCAAGGGCGGCGATGATCGCCGTCAGCAGCATCGGCCCGGAGGCAAGTCGCAGCAGAACAAGGGACGCGGAAAGCCTGGAGGGAAGCAGGCCGGCAAGGGCCGTGGTCCCAGGCAGGGCGGCCAGAACGCCCCTGCCAAGCCACGCGAGCCCCGGCCCGAAAACGCCTTTGCCGCGCTGAAGGACATGCTTTCCTGA
- a CDS encoding peptidoglycan DD-metalloendopeptidase family protein codes for MTGEQAPAPADDDIAAIRDRAAAESTKASVRMERAVKASRAWFSSQAQRIERADLAPDLAQNIGSLRWFRGAATFLSLSAVALAFWPDFAPLEAAPAVRLDEQARDEFRSQTIQPLALGGDTGTRMAATALVRPLADAPERPQLEATATFGRGDDLARMLARQGVGKADAARAAELVAQAIALDEIEPGTQIDVTLGRRAAPNAPRPLDEVRFRARFDLALAVARGDDGNLSLIREPIEVDETPLRVRGTVGGSLYRSARAVGAPASAIQSYLKALGDYEDLDQALQPGDTFDMIVSYRRAATGERQAGRLLYAGVERDGKDKIQLMRWGKDDQFFEASGVGEQRSGLLAPVPGPIGSRYGMRRHPILRYKRMHAGVDYRARYGTPIVAPTDGRVTSAGRMGGCGNAVKLSHEGGLGTKFCHMSRIAVSRGQYVKRGQIIGYVGSTGLSTGPHLHYEMYRGGRHIDPLSVRYVTRAQLSGAELQRFRSTLEVLKTVDAGVALEEMRPTKPVAEEPLREIDRIALVAHRRRGG; via the coding sequence GTGACAGGGGAGCAAGCGCCCGCACCTGCGGATGACGACATTGCCGCGATCAGGGACAGGGCAGCAGCCGAGTCCACCAAGGCCAGCGTGCGCATGGAGCGTGCGGTGAAGGCTTCGCGCGCGTGGTTCTCGTCGCAGGCGCAGCGGATCGAGCGGGCCGACCTGGCCCCCGATCTCGCCCAGAACATCGGCAGCCTGCGCTGGTTTCGCGGGGCGGCCACCTTCCTTTCGCTATCCGCTGTCGCACTGGCTTTCTGGCCCGACTTTGCTCCGCTGGAGGCCGCACCGGCAGTCCGGCTGGACGAGCAGGCGCGCGACGAATTTCGCAGCCAGACCATTCAACCGCTCGCGCTGGGCGGCGATACCGGCACGCGGATGGCGGCTACCGCGCTGGTTCGCCCGCTTGCCGATGCGCCCGAGCGCCCGCAGCTGGAGGCGACTGCGACCTTCGGGCGGGGCGACGATCTTGCGCGGATGCTCGCGCGGCAGGGTGTCGGCAAGGCCGACGCGGCGCGCGCTGCCGAACTGGTCGCGCAGGCGATCGCGCTCGACGAGATCGAGCCCGGCACCCAGATCGATGTGACGTTGGGCCGCCGCGCAGCGCCCAACGCGCCCCGTCCGCTTGATGAAGTGCGCTTCCGCGCGCGCTTCGACCTTGCGCTGGCCGTCGCGCGTGGCGACGACGGCAATCTCTCGCTGATCCGCGAGCCGATCGAAGTAGACGAGACGCCGCTGCGCGTGCGCGGCACGGTGGGCGGCAGCCTCTATCGCTCGGCCCGTGCGGTCGGCGCACCGGCGAGTGCCATCCAGTCCTACCTCAAGGCGCTGGGCGATTACGAGGATCTCGACCAAGCACTCCAGCCGGGCGACACCTTCGACATGATCGTTTCCTACCGCCGCGCCGCAACCGGTGAGCGCCAGGCGGGGCGGCTGCTTTACGCCGGTGTCGAACGTGACGGGAAAGACAAGATCCAGCTGATGCGCTGGGGCAAGGACGACCAGTTCTTCGAAGCCTCCGGCGTGGGCGAGCAGCGCTCCGGCCTGCTCGCGCCGGTGCCGGGTCCGATCGGCTCTCGCTACGGCATGCGTCGCCACCCGATCCTTCGGTACAAGCGGATGCATGCCGGCGTCGACTATCGCGCGCGCTACGGAACGCCGATCGTCGCCCCGACCGATGGCCGGGTGACCAGTGCGGGTCGGATGGGCGGCTGCGGCAATGCGGTGAAGCTGTCCCACGAGGGCGGCCTCGGAACCAAGTTCTGCCACATGAGCCGCATCGCCGTGTCGCGCGGACAATATGTGAAGCGCGGCCAGATCATCGGCTATGTCGGTTCGACCGGCCTCTCAACCGGGCCACATCTCCATTACGAAATGTACCGTGGTGGCCGCCATATCGATCCGCTGAGCGTACGCTACGTCACCCGCGCGCAGCTGAGCGGCGCCGAACTGCAGCGCTTCCGTTCCACGCTGGAGGTGCTCAAGACCGTCGATGCCGGGGTTGCGCTGGAAGAGATGCGCCCGACCAAGCCGGTTGCGGAAGAGCCGCTGCGCGAGATCGACCGGATCGCGCTGGTCGCACACCGCCGCCGCGGCGGCTAA
- the hemB gene encoding porphobilinogen synthase → MAAAFPSTRLRRTRTHDWSRRLHRETTLSPADLIWPLFVIDGEGQEQPVASLPGVSRWSVDLLVERVGEAIDLGIPCVALFPNTPAQLRSETAEEAWNPDNLLCRAVRAIRERYGDAIGVICDVALDPYTSHGQDGLLDQHNYVANDATIEALVKQSLNQAAAGADVIAPSDMMDGRVGAIRQALEEAGHTNVQIMSYAAKFASAFYGPFRDAVGTGGRLKGDKRTYQLDPGNSDEAMREIALDIAEGADSVMVKPGLAYLDIIRMARDRFDVPIFAYQVSGEYALIEAGVAAGIGEREALVMEKLIAFKRAGCAGILTYHAPLAARVLAG, encoded by the coding sequence ATGGCTGCTGCATTTCCCTCGACCCGCCTTCGTCGCACCCGCACCCACGACTGGAGCCGCCGGCTTCACCGTGAGACCACGCTTTCCCCTGCCGACCTGATCTGGCCACTGTTTGTGATCGACGGGGAGGGGCAGGAGCAACCCGTCGCCAGCCTGCCCGGTGTCAGCCGCTGGTCGGTCGATCTGCTGGTGGAGCGCGTGGGCGAGGCGATCGACCTCGGCATCCCGTGCGTCGCGCTGTTTCCCAATACGCCAGCGCAGCTTCGCAGCGAAACGGCGGAAGAGGCCTGGAACCCTGATAACCTGCTCTGCCGCGCGGTCCGCGCCATTCGTGAACGCTACGGCGATGCGATCGGCGTGATCTGCGATGTCGCGCTCGACCCCTATACCAGCCATGGGCAGGATGGCTTGCTGGACCAGCATAACTATGTCGCCAACGACGCGACGATAGAAGCGCTGGTGAAACAGTCGCTCAATCAGGCTGCGGCGGGTGCCGACGTGATCGCCCCGTCGGATATGATGGACGGGCGCGTTGGCGCGATCCGGCAGGCGCTGGAAGAAGCCGGGCACACCAACGTCCAGATCATGAGCTACGCCGCCAAGTTTGCGTCCGCCTTCTATGGCCCGTTTCGCGATGCGGTGGGCACGGGCGGCAGGCTGAAGGGCGACAAGCGCACCTACCAGCTCGATCCCGGCAACAGCGACGAAGCGATGCGCGAGATCGCGCTCGACATTGCCGAGGGTGCCGACAGCGTGATGGTCAAGCCCGGGCTCGCCTATCTCGACATCATCCGGATGGCGCGCGACCGCTTCGATGTGCCGATCTTCGCCTATCAGGTGAGCGGCGAATATGCGCTGATCGAGGCGGGCGTTGCCGCCGGCATTGGTGAGCGGGAGGCGTTGGTGATGGAGAAGCTGATCGCGTTCAAACGCGCGGGGTGCGCAGGCATACTGACCTATCATGCGCCGCTCGCAGCTCGCGTCCTCGCTGGCTGA
- a CDS encoding GNAT family N-acetyltransferase produces MGEFRHQTDRLTLRDWREEDWPLFWEGTNTPAVMRWLGGVCDADKRAGAQDRLLGYQRDHGHTFWVLERKADGAILGFCGLKRCNQAGGPLGMMEVGWRLREDAWGQGYAREAATASLDLAFERYGADEVVALTVARNIASWGLMVRLGMQRREDLDFANADFDPEEPTIIVYSITQREWQAARG; encoded by the coding sequence GTGGGCGAATTCCGGCATCAAACCGACCGGCTGACCCTGCGCGACTGGCGCGAGGAGGATTGGCCGCTCTTTTGGGAGGGGACCAACACGCCCGCGGTCATGCGCTGGCTGGGCGGGGTGTGTGATGCGGACAAGCGGGCCGGGGCGCAGGATCGCCTGCTGGGCTATCAGCGCGATCACGGCCACACCTTCTGGGTGCTCGAGCGCAAGGCGGATGGCGCGATCCTTGGCTTTTGCGGGCTCAAGCGGTGCAACCAGGCGGGCGGGCCGCTGGGCATGATGGAGGTCGGCTGGCGGCTGCGCGAGGATGCGTGGGGTCAGGGCTATGCCAGGGAGGCGGCCACCGCCTCGCTCGACCTCGCGTTCGAGCGTTATGGGGCCGATGAGGTCGTCGCGCTGACCGTGGCGCGCAACATCGCGAGCTGGGGTCTGATGGTGCGGCTGGGCATGCAGCGGCGCGAGGATCTCGATTTCGCCAATGCCGATTTCGACCCGGAAGAGCCGACGATCATCGTGTATTCGATCACGCAGCGCGAATGGCAGGCAGCGCGTGGCTGA
- a CDS encoding GNAT family N-acetyltransferase, with product MAEWILETERLRLRRIEPGDAQLQFRLLNTPAVMHHLGGSLSLEAIEQKHRKSMDLHEREGFSFLFLIERETGELVGHCGLKRVDAEGARNPGDFEIGWLIREDRWRRGYAIEAVPAVLRWAFVDHHAPHVVALTSRANEPSWRLMERLEMEQREDLDFDDPRFPPEDNPTILYSLSQEAWASGHATVA from the coding sequence GTGGCTGAGTGGATCCTCGAGACCGAGCGGCTGCGGCTGCGCCGGATCGAGCCGGGCGATGCCCAGCTGCAGTTCCGCCTGCTCAACACCCCGGCGGTCATGCACCACTTGGGTGGATCGCTTTCTCTGGAAGCGATCGAGCAGAAGCACCGCAAATCGATGGACCTCCACGAGCGCGAGGGTTTCAGCTTCCTGTTCCTGATCGAGCGTGAGACCGGCGAGCTCGTGGGCCACTGTGGCCTCAAGCGGGTCGATGCCGAGGGTGCGCGCAATCCCGGAGACTTCGAGATCGGCTGGCTGATCCGCGAGGATCGCTGGCGGCGCGGCTATGCCATCGAAGCTGTCCCCGCGGTGCTGCGCTGGGCCTTCGTCGACCACCATGCACCGCATGTCGTCGCGCTGACATCGCGCGCCAACGAGCCAAGCTGGCGACTGATGGAACGGCTGGAGATGGAGCAGCGCGAAGACCTCGACTTCGACGACCCGCGCTTCCCGCCCGAGGACAACCCGACCATCCTCTATTCGCTCAGCCAAGAGGCGTGGGCCTCGGGCCACGCGACCGTCGCATGA
- a CDS encoding fused MFS/spermidine synthase, whose translation MKAPARPLFVATILLGSFLLFLVQPLVARLALPQLGGAPAVWNSAMLVYQALLLGGYAYAHAISRLTIRRQALIHLALMVVALVFLPIALADVPRPSGYEVFWVPLLLVATIGAPFLVVAAQAPLIQRWYAAEPSAGDPYWLYAASNIGSFAGLLSYPLLLEPNLPLAGQSIAWAAGYGVLIVCMALLAWTRWRTPDVAAQSLAEEAAAEPIGWRRIALWLALSAVPSGLMLSTTTHLTTDIVAMPLLWVLPLGLYLLSFVFAFNARSTLGFALARTAPTVILLVGAMAMVSRGADGISIAIAAVLMLFVVATALHRRLYATRPEPARLTLFYLVMSAGGALGGLFAAIVAPLLFDWVWEHPLLVLAAAALLPQTPLVPWMDRLGLSARQRRVARLALVLGAALLGWWMAAAIDAQADMTVHLLLLGIALLGVLALGNRWAFLAILLILMLARGGWTTLGESAAGIRERSYFGVYTVRQFDNPPTRVLSHGTTIHGRQFLDPERRDLPTSYYGPTSGVGLALSAADAIYGDNAQIGVIGLGTGTLACYREPGQRYTFYEIDPMVVDYSRNGVFTYLSDCAPDAQIHLGDARLELEAEPAQQYDILAVDAFSSDAIPLHLLTREAMHAYGRALKPDGLMLIHISNRYVNLRPVIAAHALENGWIALMRDDPGDPEQGISASYWVAIASDAVPMAKLLQSSPQTNWIELGDPRGPAWTDDFASILPFLDWGTILGDR comes from the coding sequence ATGAAGGCACCTGCGCGCCCGCTCTTCGTCGCGACGATCCTGCTCGGCAGCTTTCTGCTGTTCCTCGTCCAGCCGCTGGTCGCTCGGCTTGCGCTGCCGCAGCTGGGCGGTGCGCCGGCGGTGTGGAACAGCGCGATGCTGGTCTATCAGGCGCTGCTGCTGGGCGGTTACGCCTATGCCCACGCGATCTCCCGGCTCACGATCCGGCGGCAGGCGCTGATCCACCTCGCGCTGATGGTGGTGGCGCTGGTGTTCCTGCCCATCGCGCTGGCCGATGTGCCCCGGCCCAGCGGGTACGAGGTGTTCTGGGTCCCGCTGCTGCTGGTCGCCACTATCGGTGCGCCCTTCTTGGTGGTTGCTGCGCAGGCCCCGCTGATCCAGCGCTGGTATGCCGCCGAGCCGTCCGCAGGCGACCCCTATTGGCTGTATGCCGCGTCCAACATCGGCAGCTTTGCAGGCCTGCTGAGCTATCCGCTGCTGCTCGAGCCCAATCTGCCGCTGGCGGGCCAGAGCATTGCCTGGGCGGCGGGCTACGGCGTGCTCATCGTGTGCATGGCGCTGCTCGCCTGGACCCGGTGGCGCACGCCAGATGTCGCTGCGCAGAGCCTTGCAGAGGAGGCGGCTGCGGAGCCGATCGGCTGGCGGCGCATCGCGTTGTGGCTCGCACTGTCCGCGGTGCCTTCTGGCCTCATGCTCTCGACCACCACGCATCTGACCACCGACATCGTCGCGATGCCGCTGCTGTGGGTGTTGCCGCTGGGGCTGTACCTGCTCAGCTTCGTGTTCGCGTTCAACGCCCGCAGCACGCTGGGCTTTGCGCTCGCCCGTACCGCGCCCACCGTGATCCTGCTGGTCGGCGCGATGGCGATGGTCAGTCGCGGGGCGGACGGCATCTCGATCGCGATCGCGGCGGTGCTGATGCTGTTCGTGGTCGCGACCGCGCTCCACCGCCGTCTCTATGCCACGCGCCCGGAGCCCGCCCGGCTGACGCTGTTCTACCTCGTGATGAGTGCAGGGGGTGCGCTGGGCGGGCTGTTCGCCGCGATCGTCGCGCCGCTGCTGTTCGACTGGGTGTGGGAGCATCCGCTGCTGGTGCTCGCTGCCGCTGCGCTCCTCCCGCAGACCCCGCTGGTGCCGTGGATGGACCGGCTGGGGCTGAGCGCGCGCCAGCGCAGGGTCGCACGCCTGGCTCTCGTTCTCGGGGCGGCGCTGCTCGGCTGGTGGATGGCCGCCGCGATCGATGCGCAGGCGGACATGACGGTCCACCTGCTGCTGCTCGGGATCGCGCTGCTGGGCGTGCTAGCGCTGGGCAACAGATGGGCGTTCCTCGCGATCCTGCTGATTCTGATGCTCGCGCGCGGAGGCTGGACGACGCTGGGCGAGAGCGCGGCGGGGATTCGCGAACGCAGCTATTTCGGCGTCTACACCGTGCGCCAGTTCGACAATCCGCCGACCCGCGTGCTGTCGCACGGGACCACGATCCACGGGCGCCAGTTCCTCGATCCCGAGCGGCGCGACCTGCCGACCAGCTATTACGGGCCGACCTCTGGCGTGGGCCTCGCCCTGTCGGCAGCGGACGCGATCTATGGCGACAACGCGCAGATCGGCGTGATCGGCCTCGGCACAGGTACGCTCGCCTGTTACCGCGAGCCGGGGCAGCGTTACACCTTCTACGAGATCGACCCGATGGTGGTCGACTACTCGCGCAATGGCGTCTTCACCTACCTCAGCGACTGCGCCCCCGATGCGCAGATCCACCTGGGCGATGCGCGGCTGGAGCTGGAGGCGGAGCCTGCCCAGCAATACGACATCCTCGCGGTCGATGCGTTCAGCTCCGACGCGATCCCGCTGCATCTGCTGACCCGCGAGGCGATGCATGCTTATGGCCGGGCGCTGAAGCCCGACGGGCTGATGCTGATCCACATCTCCAACCGCTACGTCAATTTGCGGCCGGTGATCGCCGCACATGCGCTGGAGAACGGCTGGATCGCGCTGATGCGCGACGATCCGGGCGATCCGGAGCAGGGCATTTCGGCCAGCTACTGGGTCGCGATTGCCAGCGATGCCGTACCGATGGCCAAGCTGCTGCAATCCAGCCCGCAGACCAACTGGATCGAACTGGGCGACCCGCGCGGCCCCGCGTGGACCGACGATTTCGCCTCGATCCTGCCTTTTCTCGACTGGGGCACCATACTGGGAGACAGATGA
- a CDS encoding gamma carbonic anhydrase family protein, whose product MTDTSSRPGVRLIDIHGKAPQIHESAFIAPGCTIVGDVTIGAGSSIWYNCVLRADVSSITIGERTNVQDGSVLHCDGPSPQYPDGCPLVIGDDVLIGHMAMVHGCIIEDRGFVGLGAIAMNKAVIASDAMLAAGAMLTETKVMGARELWGGRPARKMRDLDDAAIAGMKLGVAHYAENAKHHAAAVAASGQP is encoded by the coding sequence ATGACCGACACGAGCAGCAGGCCCGGCGTGCGCCTGATCGATATCCACGGCAAGGCGCCGCAGATCCACGAGAGCGCGTTTATCGCGCCCGGCTGCACGATCGTGGGCGATGTGACGATCGGGGCAGGCAGCTCGATCTGGTACAACTGCGTGCTGCGCGCCGATGTCAGCAGCATCACGATCGGCGAGCGGACCAACGTGCAGGATGGCAGCGTGCTCCACTGCGACGGCCCTTCGCCGCAATACCCCGATGGCTGCCCGCTGGTGATCGGCGACGACGTGCTGATCGGCCACATGGCGATGGTCCACGGCTGCATTATCGAGGATCGCGGCTTCGTCGGCCTTGGCGCGATTGCGATGAACAAGGCGGTGATCGCCAGCGATGCGATGCTGGCGGCGGGCGCGATGCTGACCGAGACCAAGGTGATGGGCGCACGCGAGCTGTGGGGTGGGCGGCCGGCACGCAAGATGCGCGATCTGGACGATGCGGCGATTGCCGGCATGAAGCTCGGCGTGGCGCACTACGCCGAAAACGCGAAGCACCACGCGGCGGCGGTCGCCGCAAGCGGGCAGCCCTGA
- a CDS encoding DUF167 domain-containing protein translates to MARPKADLPDAQALRALVQAGELRVRVTPGARTESLAIVDGGVQVKVRAKPQDGAANVAVAELVAKALGIPKSRCTLLRGATSREKVLGVTL, encoded by the coding sequence ATGGCGCGCCCCAAGGCTGACCTGCCCGATGCGCAGGCGCTGCGGGCGCTCGTCCAGGCGGGCGAATTGCGCGTGCGGGTGACGCCCGGCGCACGCACCGAATCACTCGCGATCGTCGATGGCGGCGTGCAGGTGAAGGTCCGCGCCAAGCCGCAGGACGGCGCGGCGAACGTGGCGGTTGCGGAGCTGGTCGCCAAGGCGCTCGGCATCCCCAAATCGCGCTGCACATTGTTGCGCGGCGCAACTTCGCGCGAGAAGGTGCTGGGCGTTACGCTTTAA
- a CDS encoding YoaK family protein — protein sequence MQRFTPPQRLFAYAVAGLAGFVDVTGYLQLNGYFVSFMTGNTTLLARDLAEGASRVAVPALLIAGFVIGVVTGTLVGDRVASRRKVVVTGLVATLLICAALARMAEMREISLGLLVIAMGALNTVLSANRESPVGLTYMTGALVRTGQLLADRISGDRTADPLPFALLWVSLLTGALCGGVLAMQWGAASLWVAGGLALTLCLAATRIAPVKA from the coding sequence ATGCAGCGCTTCACGCCTCCACAGCGTCTCTTCGCTTATGCCGTGGCCGGTCTCGCGGGTTTCGTCGACGTCACCGGCTATCTCCAGCTGAACGGCTACTTCGTCTCCTTCATGACCGGGAACACCACGCTTCTCGCGCGCGATCTGGCCGAGGGGGCGAGCCGCGTGGCGGTGCCCGCATTGCTGATCGCGGGTTTCGTGATCGGGGTGGTGACGGGGACGCTGGTGGGGGACCGGGTGGCGTCACGACGCAAGGTGGTGGTCACCGGGCTGGTCGCCACGCTGCTGATCTGCGCGGCGCTGGCGCGGATGGCGGAGATGCGGGAAATCTCGCTCGGCCTTCTGGTGATTGCGATGGGTGCGCTCAACACCGTGCTCAGCGCCAATCGGGAAAGCCCCGTGGGGCTGACCTACATGACCGGCGCGCTCGTGCGCACGGGCCAGTTGCTCGCCGATCGCATATCCGGAGATCGCACCGCCGACCCGCTGCCCTTCGCGCTGCTGTGGGTCAGCCTGCTGACCGGCGCGCTGTGCGGCGGGGTGCTCGCGATGCAGTGGGGCGCCGCCTCGCTGTGGGTTGCAGGCGGGCTGGCGCTGACGCTGTGCCTGGCGGCAACGCGGATCGCGCCCGTTAAAGCGTAA